Proteins from a single region of Oenanthe melanoleuca isolate GR-GAL-2019-014 chromosome 12, OMel1.0, whole genome shotgun sequence:
- the LOC130258288 gene encoding heat shock transcription factor, Y-linked-like, which produces MAMEREFSSLRFPQKLWKMLESGKFQSIWWSESGKCVAINKDLFEVEVLGREGQQVFHTQKIKSFMRQLNAYGFTKMQRNFQRSASLPEFLAEEAAASAHSQILYYFNPSFNRAHPWLLETCKRRGVLKGRDPDTEKMEEKPL; this is translated from the exons ATGGCCATGGAGCGAGAGTTCTCATCCCTGCGCTTCCCACAGAAGctttggaaaatgctggaaagTGGCAAGTTTCAGTCAATTTGGTGGAGTGAGAGTGGAAAATGTGTGGCCATCAACAAAGATCTCTTTGAAGTGGAGGTTCTGGGCAGGGAAGGACAGCAGGTCTtccacacacagaaaattaaaagtttcaTGCGACAGCTGAATGCATATGGATTCACCAAAATGCAGCGGAATTTCCAAAGATCTGCCTCCCTGCCTGAATTCCtggcagaggaagcagcagcttctgctcacagccag ATCCTCTACTACTTTAACCCCAGCTTCAACAGAGCGCATCCCTGGCTGTTGGAAACATGCAAGAGGAGAGGTGTCCTCAAAGGAAGGGACccagacacagaaaaaatggaggaaaagcCCCTTTAG